From Uloborus diversus isolate 005 chromosome 8, Udiv.v.3.1, whole genome shotgun sequence, a single genomic window includes:
- the LOC129228418 gene encoding proteoglycan 4-like, with product MRRGGPPQAQGAATPLALQSSEFEDFMNAYRPTLELPRPPPPKPPEESKLRKFMRKSSVLNKSRKEGVQRTPNDREKSVGTEVDKKPKRPLSAVVEGTPLQTIVSEPEAIPSSKNPKQSISRTGRNGSEEQQLKVPAALEVPKSAMPRTAKMSDQDMVSDIKIPVPTSKPPIPAAGPVPKSPTAKSSKLAQEQEQKSTVVASPKPSTSKLSKSALEQESVGKTTVLLPPPKKASVAKAMKNGGDEYITRVVPESTVVLNTASPIPKKKVSIQDDRRISAVEDALCLIISGNNIGRFLPPRHLKYDV from the exons ATGCGTCGGGGCGGCCCGCCGCAGGCACAGGGGGCAGCGACGCCCCTAGCGCTGCAGAGCTCCGAATTCGAAGACTTCATGAACGCATACCGCCCCACTCTGGAACTCCCGAGGCCCCCACCCCCGAAGCCTCCAGAGGAGAGCAAATTGAGGAAGTTCATGAGGAAGTCGAGTGTTCTCAACAAGAGCAGGAAGGAAGGGGTTCAAAGAACGCCGAATGATCGAGAAAAAAGCGTGGGAACTGAGGTAGATAAGAAACCTAAGAGGCCTCTATCTGCCGTTGTGGAAGGGACACCATTACAGACTATAGTCTCGGAGCCAGAAGCCATTCCATCGTCAAAAAATCCAAAACAATCTATATCAAGGACAGGACGAAATGGATCCGAAGAACAGCAGCTTAAAGTTCCGGCCGCATTGGAAGTGCCCAAATCGGCAATGCCAAGAACGGCCAAGATGTCAGACCAAGATATGGTGTCTGATATCAAAATTCCTGTTCCAACTTCCAAACCTCCCATCCCTGCTGCTGGTCCAGTTCCCAAATCGCCAACGGCAAAATCGTCCAAACTTGCGCAGGAACAAGAGCAAAAATCTACTGTCGTTGCATCTCCAAAACCTTCCACCAGTAAACTTTCCAAGAGTGCACTCGAACAAGAATCTGTGGGTAAAACCACAGTTTTGCTACCACCCCCTAAAAAGGCATCCGTAGCCAAAGCAATGAAAAATGGTGGCGATGAGTACATTACCAGGGTTGTTCCGGAAAGTACTGTCGTTTTAAACACAGCCTCTCCAATACCGAAGAAAAAAGTTTCCATTCAAGATGATAGGCGGATATCGGCAGTGGAAGATGCTCTTTGCCTCATCATAAGTGGGAATAACATTGGACGATTCCTACCGCCTCGtcat TTGAAGTATGATGTATGA